The genomic stretch CCGCTCCTTCTAATTCAGGAAATAATTGTGGTTGAATAATTCTCTTTTCGTCCGCTTGCCAACCCAGGATATATTTTAAATCTTCCACACCTGTAATCATCGCGGCTTTATTGATTTTTATCAAATGATTGCATCCTTCTGAAAAAGGCGCTCCCAGATTTCCGGGAACGGCAAACACCTCTCGGTTATAGCTATTGGCTATTTCAGCGGTAATAAGAGCCCCTCCTTTTTTAGCAGCTTCCACCACTATCACGGCATCTGAAATACCCGCGACTATTCTATTTCGTTTGGGAAAATTCTCTCGATCTGGGTTGGTTTCACTTATAAACTCCGTTAGCAATCCTCCGTTTTCCAACATTTGATTGGCCACTTTTTTATGGAGTTGTGGATATACTCTATCCAAGCCATGAGCCAAAACACCAACTGTAGGAACTCCCATTTTAAGTGATTCCTTGTGAGCACAAATGTCAATACCGTATGCAAGCCCACTTATCACCAACGGATTGAATGGCTTGAGGTCTTCAATAAAATTTTCACAAAACTCAAGCCCATAACTCGTGGCATTCCGAGTACCTACGATAGCTATTACTTGCCTTTTATTAAGGTCTACATTTCCTTTATAATAAAGCATTAGGGGGCCATCATTGCACATTTTCAATCGCTGGGGATAGTCTTCTTCCAGATAGAACAGTGACTGAATTTTGTTCGTCTCTATAAATTTCAGCTCCTCTTCGGCCCTGGATATTACATCCTGAGTTGAAACACTCTTGGCAA from Owenweeksia hongkongensis DSM 17368 encodes the following:
- the dprA gene encoding DNA-processing protein DprA produces the protein MDSQRIFQIGISLIPNVGDRVAKTLIAHCGSAEAVFKEKKATLLKIPGIGGTVAKSVSTQDVISRAEEELKFIETNKIQSLFYLEEDYPQRLKMCNDGPLMLYYKGNVDLNKRQVIAIVGTRNATSYGLEFCENFIEDLKPFNPLVISGLAYGIDICAHKESLKMGVPTVGVLAHGLDRVYPQLHKKVANQMLENGGLLTEFISETNPDRENFPKRNRIVAGISDAVIVVEAAKKGGALITAEIANSYNREVFAVPGNLGAPFSEGCNHLIKINKAAMITGVEDLKYILGWQADEKRIIQPQLFPELEGAEKQIADLLRDRGGKEELDIICLSLKIPVNKALQHLMGLELKGVVKSYPGKVYGL